The following coding sequences are from one Xiphophorus couchianus chromosome 22, X_couchianus-1.0, whole genome shotgun sequence window:
- the LOC114137624 gene encoding Kv channel-interacting protein 2 isoform X2, producing the protein MHLFFRDKWEVEGLQTVGILLVVCSSLKLMHFLGLIDISVADSIEDDFELSTVCHRPESMDKLEEQTKFTKKELQVLYRGFKNECPSGVVNEENFKNIYSQFFPQGDSSMYAHFLFEAFDTNKNGSVSFEDFVFGLSIILRGTINDRLNWAFNLYDLNKDGCITKEEMLDIMKSIYDMMGKYTYPTMMDDAPREHVESFFQKMDQNRDGVVTIDEFIDSCKKDENIMQSMELFDNVI; encoded by the exons ATGCATCTGTTCTTCCGAGACAAGTGGGAGGTGGAGGGGCTGCAGACTGTGGGCATCCTCCTGGTGGTCTGCAGCTCCCTCAAACTGATGCACTTTCTGGGGCTTATCGACATCTCTGTGGCAG ACAGTATTGAAGATGACTTTGAGTTGTCTACTGTGTGCCATCGCCCTGAGAGCATGGACAAGCTGGAAGAGCAGACAAAGTTCACCAAGAAGGAGTTGCAGGTCCTCTACAGGGGCTTCAAAAAT GAGTGTCCGAGTGGAGTGGTGAATGAGgagaactttaaaaacatttactccCAGTTCTTTCCTCAGGGAG ATTCGAGTATGTATGCACATTTCCTGTTTGAAGCCTTCGACACCAACAAGAATGGCTCCGTTAGTTTTGAG GACTTTGTTTTTGGTCTGTCCATCATCTTGAGAGGGACGATTAATGACCGGCTAAACTGGGCTTTTAACCTATATGACCTGAACAAAGATGGCTGCATTACCAAAGAG gAAATGCTGGACATCATGAAGTCTATCTATGACATGATGGGAAAATACACGTACCCCACTATGATGGACGATGCTCCAAGAGAACACGTGGAGAGCTTCTTTCAG aaaatggaCCAGAATAGAGATGGGGTGGTCACCATAGATGAATTTATTGATTCATGTAAAAAG GATGAGAACATCATGCAGTCCATGGAGCTGTTTGACAATGTCATTTAA
- the LOC114137624 gene encoding Kv channel-interacting protein 2 isoform X1, with translation MKQKNRDQSLSESRELDGSYDQLTGNPSTSQSKKTIKQRFLKLLTCCTPSTTPSISENSIEDDFELSTVCHRPESMDKLEEQTKFTKKELQVLYRGFKNECPSGVVNEENFKNIYSQFFPQGDSSMYAHFLFEAFDTNKNGSVSFEDFVFGLSIILRGTINDRLNWAFNLYDLNKDGCITKEEMLDIMKSIYDMMGKYTYPTMMDDAPREHVESFFQKMDQNRDGVVTIDEFIDSCKKDENIMQSMELFDNVI, from the exons GTAACCCCTCCACCagtcaaagcaaaaaaaccATAAAGCAGCGATTCCTCAAGCTGCTGACGTGCTGTACGCCCTCGACCACTCCCTCAATCAGTGAAA ACAGTATTGAAGATGACTTTGAGTTGTCTACTGTGTGCCATCGCCCTGAGAGCATGGACAAGCTGGAAGAGCAGACAAAGTTCACCAAGAAGGAGTTGCAGGTCCTCTACAGGGGCTTCAAAAAT GAGTGTCCGAGTGGAGTGGTGAATGAGgagaactttaaaaacatttactccCAGTTCTTTCCTCAGGGAG ATTCGAGTATGTATGCACATTTCCTGTTTGAAGCCTTCGACACCAACAAGAATGGCTCCGTTAGTTTTGAG GACTTTGTTTTTGGTCTGTCCATCATCTTGAGAGGGACGATTAATGACCGGCTAAACTGGGCTTTTAACCTATATGACCTGAACAAAGATGGCTGCATTACCAAAGAG gAAATGCTGGACATCATGAAGTCTATCTATGACATGATGGGAAAATACACGTACCCCACTATGATGGACGATGCTCCAAGAGAACACGTGGAGAGCTTCTTTCAG aaaatggaCCAGAATAGAGATGGGGTGGTCACCATAGATGAATTTATTGATTCATGTAAAAAG GATGAGAACATCATGCAGTCCATGGAGCTGTTTGACAATGTCATTTAA